The window TGTCTACAAAGGTACCAAGTATGTCAAAGGCTATGTTTCCATTGTAGATTACACTGATGATGGCTCGGTTTTGGGAAGATAGCTGTGATACTTGTTAACGATTCTGAATTGTACTTTGTGCTCGAGTTGCATCACTCAGTACTCCTCATTGACCTTGGACTTCACTGCTTGCGTTGCCCTACagaaagaagtgtgtgtgtgtaaatgctgATAGTCTGATGGATTATTACCCACTACCACTTTATAACATGGCAGGCCTTTTTGTTGTCTCCCTACACCATTCAGTTTCCTCTTAATTCTTTTTCAGGGATGGAAATTGAAGAGGAACTCACAAGCCTCCTGCCGGCACtagacagagagaaaataatCTGCATTGTAGAACATCTGACGGACGTTATTGGTGTACAACAAAAAAGTGACCTTTTGTTTGTGGAGGCGGAAGATCTCAAACCCTTTTTCACACCAATTCAAATACGCAAACTACTTCTTGCATTTAAAGGAGGTTTGTGTAAGTTCTGTACAACTCACAGACTCATAGACTTGAGTCTATTTGAAGGTCACTCATAGACTCATATGCCACTgatgagctttttttttcttcaccataccattttgaattttgaatttatttatttaaaagggacagtgCAGTTTAACATAGTTCAGGTGCAAGACATGAGACTGATGTACCGCACATAGGTTTATAGCTActgctaattttcaacaattgtcccttgttgggcttacaatctaaataaatgcatattacaataaaacatacattttcataaaaCCAAATTACACCATAAATACAATTACAATTAATAgacaataatgtaaaataaaattaaaatcatcaGATAAAATGACTACAACTTTGGTTTCCCTTTAACCACACTTTAACCTTCAATGTAAAGGATCTAATGTCTGTAATCAGTTTGATATCGGTTGGAAGTGTGTTCCACAGGTGGCAAGCCTTTATAGAAAAAGCTGACTGACCGAATGTAGATCTGCGGTATAATATCTTACAGTTACCGTTCACCTTACTCCTAGTAACACGATTACTGTCTTGTCTCTGAATGTATCTATTGAGACACTCTGGGGCCAtcctatttatacatttaaaaactaatttaagATAACACCAAtgattaaaactcttaaaactaAGTAAGTTATATTTCTGTAAAATGTGACAATGATGCCACTGAACCGATTTTTTATCCATTATTTTTAAGGTTTGATTATATAAAGATACCACATTCTACACATGTACTTTGACAGTATAATATTGAAGAGCTTTTTGGGGCTCACATTGTCTGGTAGTTAATTAACATGGAAAACCTAAACAAAAGTAGACACTGAATCTAACACCACTAACCTTTCATTGGTAGTGGTAGGACTAAGGGTGGAAATTGCGACAAACTGTTAAATATAGTGCATTTTTCAATGTATTTTTCAACTTTTCAATGCAAGACCTTGAGTTTGTAGTTCTTTTGCAGTCCTGGGATTGATTCTTTTCATCTTCAGACAAGGTCCCCAAAACTGCCTTTCTGTTACTACTCAATCCTAATTGCAGGGTTTATCTATTAGTGAGGACATATTTGTTGAAATAGCCATATAAAGTAGCTTTTCCAatgatctctcttttttttagatGGCAACAGACCAGAGAACCTGAATGACACCATTACTCTGGAGCTTTGCCCTGCTGCATCAGCTGAAACATCAGATACCCTCAAACATTTGCAGATTTTACTGAAAAGTGAGAAAGACTGGGTTGTGGACATTATTCACTACTAAGAAGCATCAAATCTAGAGTTGAACATGTTAATCGAGATAATACAACACATAGACTTCGTCAAACAAAGAGAACCAGGAATGAGGAAGACTGCAGTCCCAACAGTAATGCAACCTCACCTAAAAAAGTTAGATGCCTTGTTGATAGCAATGGTTGTATTAATTGGCAGCCAGTTGAACTTCCTGAGGGGGAAACGCTAGCTTCTttagaggaaaagaaagacatccTGTCAACAATTTTTAATTCACAAGGACCTGGAGCTGTGGAGAGACCTGATGTGGATGACTTCATGTGCCTCACATATATTTCTCAGCGGCACCTTATCAACAGTTGTCCCTCACTTTCAGTAGCTGAAATTCAGGAGCAGTGGCCATTCTTGTTTACTCTGAAAGGTCTTTTGAACCACTTTCACAAACTCACAGGTGTTGATATCAGTGAGCGCTTAAGTCAGGCCCTCATAACCAAAGGCAGAAGGATTGTTAACTATTTCTCCAGCCAGAAGCTCAAATGGAACCTTGGTATAAGGACACTCATCCAGCAGATAGAAAGTGAGGAAGTTTTGACCAACAACAAGGTTGGCACAGCAGCCATACTTCTCATGATGAAGTATTACAAGGAAAACGAAGACTCCCTCTTTGTCTTAGCAGATGTAAGCTTCTTTCATATAGCTCTAGGTTTAATGCTGTTGCCTGCTGTCCTGTTTTTTACGTTACATAAAATGTCTTGGTCCTTTATCTGGCAGGAAACATTTACCAGGATGTCCCTTGAAGCAGAGAGCAACTTGCCAATCACCCCAAGGCTGATTATGCTTGGTAAGAAGTCATTTGTGAAATAGAGTCGATTAGACCATATTACAATTTCTGTTTGGCACAGGAGCTTTTCGTGGAGACAGGTATCCAGTCTCTGTTTATTTAGCTCACATTTCTGTAATTTCCTTTATAAACCAAGGTTGTTGGACATGTGTCTCAGTGAATCCAGCAAAGTAACAATATCAAATTTCACATTACATATTACTGATCAACATGGTAGTCTAGCTACACTAACAGCAGAAATACTGAAGTCAATACTGTAAAGtttaacagcagcacaaactaTAAACTCCAAAATAACCATACAGTTGATGGAACTCCAGTAATTTAATTGGGCTGACTCTTTGTCAGGTGTGTTTAATGTGCAGAATAATTCCCAATTATGTACAATTATAGTATGTTAACACGGACTACATACTGCTTGGCCAAGATGGCGGCGCGCTAGGTCGCAGCGGCCACACCGGGTTCAAAACCATGGTGCGATTTCATTTTTAACTCAAGTTCTATTCGAGTTCTGGTCTATTATACAGCTGTAATGTGCGTTGGAACAACAAACACATCTACAATCGTCAAGAACTTCTGGATTTAGAATCTTGAATAAGGCCATTAATAATTAACTGTATGTAGCTATTTGCTTTTTGATTATCTAGACAGTGTGAAGAAGTGAAGTATTGAAATTATTTTATGTTGCAAAATGACAACATGTTGCCCCTATACATTTAAGGACAAAGTTTAATGACCGCCACCTGCTTAATGGTGAGTGCAGAGGGGCGTGTAATTGTTGAGCTGGACAAAGAGAACACCTTTGCTGATGCGATGTCAGTCTTCTTTGGTTCATTCTATGTATTGAACCTGGAATACCAGGAGTCAGCGTGTGCAACATTGGAGCTAATTCAGAGGTATGTTTGAACAGTTAGCCAATTGTGATAGATGATGAATAAATTATCCCTAAGTAACTCATTATTTCAAATCACAACTCAGTGTTACTGTATGTTACTATTTATTGTGGCATGCTTTAAGGTTTTTTGTAAGGATAAACCCTGAAGAGGGAACAAAATGTACCTCCAAGGTTGGGACAAGCAGAAAGACTGGGACCACTGTGAAGCAAAAGGTTGTTCACATTAACCCTCACGTCACAACTTTCCTCCAGCGGCTTACTGAATTTGAGTGGAAAACTTCAAATTAGGTAACTGTTGTTGCCATTCATAATGAATTTCCTGTATAATTTCAGTGTGTTGTTACCTGTGTCTCCACAGACGATCCATGGCCCATGCTTTCTGGACATTTACACGAGGCGAACAACAATGAAGACAAGCTCTTTCGCCATCTTGCAAGAAGCTGTCTCTGTCCAATAGGTTTTTTGAGTGCaacagttttgatttttttcccccttcttttaCCCGTTTGTTAAAATTTATTTCAGGTACTtacacttttattgtcacatgtATTGGCTCACCCTACAAATCAATGAACTCAGTCCACAAAGCAAGGTCAGGGTTCAGTGCAGGTCAGTCAAGTTCCTTCACACCACACATGCTCATCCATGTCCTTGTAGACCCTGCTTTGTGCATTGATTTGGTGGTGTGAGCCAGTATTTTGGACAAAGTGTGTAGAGAGGCAGAAGTGTGGGGCTTGATGTTCgattcatttcaattcagtttatttgcATGGTGCCAACAAAATGAATGCCAAGGCACTTCACAGTGTAGGTTTAAGACCCTACAAAATATAACTAAGAAAACTCATCACTTGAGCATATGTTGTCCGTTATGATATGGATATGACATAATATCGTTATTGTGTGTACAACCATCTGATAAAATACATGGGTTAAATGGTTTAGTAAAAACAAGTGCTTTCTCAAtcaaaatatgttttctttttttttcattttttgatttTGGAAATGTGTATCCATATCCAAGAGTACTATACCACAACAGCAAAAAACGGTATCATCCTGCAGAACAGTAAGTTACCGTAACACGGCGTCACGGTATGACGCTGGCAACAGTGACGCCAGTATGTTACCGTAAAGTGGAGATGAAAAGTCTGACAGTGTGTATCCCATTGTACGTGTgtatagtgacaataaaaagcattgtattctattctatttactCTGCAATAGGTcaaggctgctgggggattcccatgatgcattgtttcttcttcactcacctttttcactTGCTATGTGTTTTTACGCCTCTCTTTACGCGTTTAATCATTGGTTATTcatctctgcctctcttccaccgtgtctttgtcctgtcttcatcCACTCACCCCCAACGGCAGTAAGTGGCATTTTTGCTGGTCTAGTTCATAAGGTCTGCTGCGGACCTCGGAGAAAATAATAATCATCGCTTATAAGAACTCACAAATGTCACCGAGTTCCTTAAGGGAAATTGGCAAAATTCTCGGGATGGACGTGAACGTATAaagaaatgggggaaaaaagaaaaatataaatatattttttaaaaataatataaatataaaaagataAGTATATTTACCTTTGAAAAAACATTACCATAACAAAAAGTGGAAATCCAACAGGGAAAAGTCCGAacgtatttgttttttgttttatcgtGGCTGCTACGTTTGCATTTCCAGTGTCTTGTtttgtgtgcgtgagtgtgtgcgtgtgtgtgtgtgtgtgtgtgtaatgtctTTACTCATATTGTTAAATAGTCTTCAACGAACAGGATTCACAATGgggttatatataaaataaagacattacCTGTTCTTTATCTTTATGACTTGTAGGCTATCTTTATGATATTGTACCTACAGTATAATCAATCCAGCCTTTTAGGCCAgttaaaatatctttttaacTCTTGATAACTCTTGAGCATATATAAAAGTCGCTGTGTTAAAAACTGATGCGGCTTCTACCTTGTGACAGCCAGAATGTTGTTTGTAGCTCAAGATGAATTGATACCATTCGTGAGTGACGCATTTGACACTTGATATGTTATAGGTCAACAAATAAGTATTTTACAGGTACGGGCAATCGCGTTTTGGGAAATACCGGGACACCGTAAATTACTTTTTGGCAGATGATCATATTTTGGCACACCAGCAGATACAAAACAGACAGAACCACAAGATAATTAACACATAAAGCACCACACACTAGAGCAAATGTCTTAAACGATGTCGGCAGTCGGGTAAATGTAAATTACGGCTTTTTAACAGTTCTGTTCCAGCTTTCGAACATCCTCCCCCACCTGACCTGTTATGCCGGAAAGTGACGACAGCATCGGCTGTGCCAGTCCCCTATCTCGTCAACCCTGTGCATGCAATACTCCGCCCACAAACTCCGCTTTTTACACGCCCGGGGactaaagaaaataattatcCGAGCAGCAGCATTTGACAGAGGAAgcggaggaggagaggagagctcCCCGGTGTTGGGACACTCAAAGGACTGTGGACACGCTCTGTTGGCAGGCAGCACGACGGATAATAACAGTGAAGGTGACACTTTTTCTTGGAACAGgctgctatatatatatatatatatatatatatatatgacagaTGAGAGAGAGATTTTGTCAAGTTCTGCGATGCTACAGTAATGTAGAGATTCTACAGCCCAGAATACTGGATAATTTTTCATTCCAAAGAATTGTACTGGGTAGCAGACCTTTGTGGTAAAACCGCATTGCTTTATTTTACACAAGGATACCGCAGAGTTCACACAGTGAATGAATGAGATTATTAAAAGCCACAAATTTGTGCATGGGCCAAAAGCATCAGTGCGcagcagtttaaaatgttttaaatgattttggCTGCTTTAcaggcaaaaacacacacacacacacacatatgtgaaCAGGAACTCTGGAGCAATCGCACCCCTGAAGCACAAAGGTGTGGTTagctgttcacacacacacacacacacacacacacgcacacacacacacacacacacacacacacagagagagagtgagagagaaacgAGGGAAACAGAAGGAGTAGAGGACCATGcaagatttttgaaactaaaatTCTGTGCTGACCTAAGATGAAATGACCCTTACAAAAAGTATCATTGGTTAATGTTTGCCGTTTTGGTCTAGTTTCTCCACCATATACAAAATTGTATCAtgtgatttaaaatgtttaagaaGGTGGTTCACAACCAGTGGCATGCCAGGTTTTCCAGCAAAGACAGGATTTGCAAGCAAATTGGTATTTTTATAAAAACTAATGTCAAATTTatattatttgtgtatttttatgcAGCAAAAGAGACACAGCTTAAGACAAGACTGAAGAGAGAAGAATTCACACAAAGCACCACTGACTTGACAGCAGCTCACAGCCATAATGTTGCGGTACAGAGTGAACCGCAACACCATGAAGTTCCTGGTGATCCTATATGGGGCAGCGTTGTTGCTGGTCAGCGGCTGGTACATGCAGCTCAGCCTCTATGACCCACCCCCCTCCAATGACAAAGTCCACGTTCTATTGTTGTCATCGTGGAGATCAGGCTCATCCTTCATTGGCCAGGTGTTCAGTCAGCACCCGTCTGTCTTCTACCTTATGGAGCCTGGCTGGCATGTGTGGACCCAGCTGAGGCAAAATGGTGCACGGGCACTTCGAATGGCCTTGAGGGATCTCTTACGGAGCCTGTTCCAGTGTGACTTCTCAGTGATGGAGTCCTACCTTCCAGAGAACCAGAAAGAGTTGTTTATGTGGAGTCAGAGTCGAGCTCTGTGCTCACCTCCGGCCTGTCCTCTCATGCCACGTAATCAGCTCAGCAACAACACACACTGCCTACAGAATTGTAAACCTCGGGACCTGAAGATTGTAGAGCAGGTGTGTGGCTTTTACTCTCATGTGGTGTACAAGGAAGTGCGCATCTTTGAGCTAGAATCCCTCTACCCACTTTTGCAGGACCCAAACTTAAATCTCCGCATCATCCACCTGGTCCGAGACCCACGGGGAGTGATGCGATCTAAGGAAGAGGTAGCTGGATACTTTGTGAGTGATAACGCGATCGTTTTGGAGCAGAAACCCATCAATGAAACAAAGGTACAGTATCAGGTCATGCAGGAGATCTGTCGAAGCCACTTGCGCATCAATAAGAGGGCCATCCTGAAGCCCCCTCCGTTTCTAAAAGGCCGCTACAAACTGGTTCGCTACGAGGATGTGACGCGCAACCCACTGAAGGAGATCAGTGCCATGTATCAGTTTGTAGGTCTGGAGATGACCACACAGCTGGCCACATGGATCTACAAGGTGACCCACGGAAAAGGCAAAGGCTCCATTGAAGAGGCTTTCGACATCACATCGCGGAGCGCCACTGACATCTCTCAGGCTTGGCGCACCATGCTGCCGCATAACTCGGTCAAACGAGTACAGGAAGTGTGTGAAGAGGCCATGTCTTATCTCGGGTACAGGATGGTAAACAGTGAAATAGAGCAGAAGAGTCTCTATGTAGATCTGCTGGTACCACAAGAACAGCTCAGCTGGTCACCTGGTAAAACACAGCATCTGGACAACAGTTACAACAAGAATGACAAAGACCTTATCACAGACGGACTACACAAAAAACTACATTAGGGTACGACTGTTAAAAACAGAGAACACTGTCATAATGTCCATTTTAAAGCACGGACACTGTGGCAAGACTGAAATGTGAAAAGGCAGCACAGTATTCTGATAGTGTACATTTAGTGTTTGCATGCCACGATCAAAATCATATTTATGTTATAATGGGCATTGGTGCAACTTCTCAGGTCATCTGCTGTCTGAAACTATTTGCTTTCATGGGAACTTCTTATGATTTACTGTTCCTTGCAAACAGAAGGCTTGAACAgcggtgggtggggcttctgtagAAATGGTTGAATGAAACtttattgggtttttttggttttgtttaatttatttacttttattttgtaaataacagTGGTACCCATAAACCTTTAATGGCGTCACATATATTTTCAATTACTTTGACAGAATGTGAATATGTGTGATATACTTGATTCATCTGGTTAATTAGCAGCTTTCACCTGTAAGGGAAATGGCAGATGCCAGCATCCAAACACACGGGAGGAAAGGGATTTCTCCTTTTCCCAAAATGACACATCAAACCTTCTAGATGTGACTGACTAAAGTCTCCCAGCATGGGCTACATTATCTTCCCCTTCTCAGGCCATCTCTAAGCTGTTAATGCTGTTATTTAAGGGCAGAGAATTTAAACATCGTTTTGCTGCCACTTGAAACTCCTCAATGATGAAGTCAGATTTCAACAGCACAGACGCTTCCGCTGTGCATCATAGCCATGAATATATACATTCATGAAGGAGTGaaattcagatgtttatttAAACTCCATAAAAGTGCTCAGCgtctttatttatgtttgttAATGAGTTCGTTTTATTCCTTAATATTTGATTACATTGAAATGACTTGACATTGAAATTACTTGAATGAGTAGCAAATGTTAAATCATGTTGATTTATCTATTCAGAGTAAGAGAAAGAGGATAAATTAATTACTATTAATCGTGTTTAGGGTGATATCTGGGAAAATGTTGATAGTGATTTTTTTGAACACATGAAAAATTGCCAAAGGCTTACATTAAAGATGGACTTCAGTCACAACTTTGTGTGAGTTTTGGTTTTCCTACATGACTGAGTGTTCTGAATAAAACAATATCTTCACTTGTACATTTTTGGAAACTTGCTATATTTTGCAATATTTAACATGATAAGCACTCAGATTTGAGGTTTATTCAATCAATGGTAACTTTATTCTACTCATTAAAAACACTGGTTTTGAATCTCTTTTGCATTGGTTTGGGTCTCTTTTGTATGAGCAGAGTTGAGgttttaaatacacacacataagaTCACAACAAGGAACAAGTGCTCTCCATTTCAGAGAGACTTAAATGGACGGGTAGTTCAGGAAGCTCACAGTAGAGCAAACATTAACCAGCGTAGAAATGGTAaataaatggcctgcatttgtatagctctttacttagtccctaaggaccccaaagcgctttacactacatttagtcattcacccattcacactctggtgatggcaagctacattggggtgtactgacagaggcgaggctgccagacactggcgccaccgggccctctgaccaccaccagtaggcaaacatggggttagtatcttgcccaaggatatttggcatgcagccaggaggcagcctgggattgaaccactgaccttctgattagtggctgaacCTGCTCTGcgacctgagctacagccacccagaaAGAATTAGGGGCATGCTTTGAAGCATAACTGAAAATGTGCAGGAAAATACCACCACTAATCATTTGACTATAGAGCTCACATGATTAGTCAGGCTCTCAAAAACAAACCCTGCAAAAACCCTAACTTTAGTACACTCTAATAATAAATAGAGGTGGTAAAAGTACAAGCATTCTGTAgaagtacagaaaaaaatactctGGTaaaagtactgattcaacttatttactcaagtaaaagtgaaaaagtacaggctctgaaataTACCCAACGtaagaaattaaaaatttgTTGTTTTGAGGATGTTTCTGTCAGGTGTTTTTGttcaaagctaactgaaccttgtgctatattaatgcAACGAAATTATGTtattacttttaaatataaactttatttcagtttttaatctttaattcGAAATTTTAATTGTGATAAAGGTATTCAGTTAAAACTGGTATGAAGAACATGGGCATAGAAAAAGAAGGGGGGTATAAAAAATAGCTTTGATTTCTGTTGCCAACGTTATAGAGCAGAAATGATCAAgtgtgccgtggaagattatctggcTCCACCTGATTAGTTAGTCTAagccaggggtccccaatcccagtccacgagggctgttgtccctgcaggttttagatctcaccctgggtcaacacacctgaatcacatgattagttcattaccaggcctctggagaacttcaagacatgttgagaaggtaatttatccatttaaatcagctgtgatggatcaaggacacatctaaaacctgcagggacaccagccctcgtggactgggattgggggcCCCTGCTCTAAGCGATCGAGGTAACGGCCAAAActattacattctcttccactagagggcagtacaactacctgctctaattaaatgggttgacgaaattacataatagtcatgctgtgagTGAGACAATGCAGCAAACCATAGAAGACAAAGGGCTACGCACTATATTGCGCGAAGTGGAAGAAATTTTGAATGACCGTCCCATTACAAAACGAATTGATGATCACAACAATTATCCCACTTACGCCAAATCATTCTTTTACTGAAAGGAAAACCAGTTCTCCCACCAGGAGTTTCAAAAGGATTGAGCAATATCTAAGAAGATGGAAACAAATTCAATAATTGGCCCATCTCTTCTGGAAAAGATGGACTTGAGAATATTTGCCATTGTTGCAAGAAAGGCAAGAAtggaacaaagaaagaaaaagccttTCATCTGGAGATGATGTTGCGTAGTTCATCCCAAAACACCACGTTGTTCCCACATTCCTTTGAAAAGTGCTTGAGGTGTATCCTGACAAAGGAGGATTCGTTAGATCTGGGGGTCTAAAAAACTAAGACAAGGATCATTGAAAGGCCCTTGACCAAAATTCGCCACCTTTTTGAAGCCAATACAAATTACGATGATTAATTTGCAAAAggtttcattctttctttgttaAGTATTTGTTGCCTTTGTAATTATTGAAGTAATGgctgtttttttgtgaaatgtgAAATTGTTATGTGCTCTGCCCAAGAACAATTAGGGGCCAGTGTGTTAGAGCCATTTCATGTTTTTGGTGTTATTGCAACTTGTCAGCACAAGAGGGACTAGTAATGCTACTTGCCACTTTATCGTGACAGACTTTACTGTAGACAGGTTTGCTGCGTTTGGCGTCACTTGTCATGTTTCCTCAAATGTATTACACACTGCGGCAAAATATGGCTCATCTGTTAATCCTTACcgtgacaaaagaaaaacaaatttaatggAGTTACAGAAATATGAATGATTGTCTTAGAAAGCCAGTACTTGTCATATACTGTCAAATCTATGTATATCTGTAGTAAGTTATCCAAAGCGGGTGTTTCTAACATATGTAGGATACAGTTACATGCACAAGTGTTTAGACAGTGACataatttttgtaattttacttcTGTACGCCATCACtatggattttaaatcaaagaaTCCACTTGTGATTGAAACACAGACTTTCAGATAAAGgtgtttaacaaaagtattgcattaactgATTCTGAATTTCAGCAACTTTTAACCTACATTCTCAGAGTCTCAAAAGTAATGATACAAAGTATCACTCAAGACACAACAAAGAAGGTTTGGATTGAAGCACTGTAGCTCAGGACATAGTGCATGTTATCTACTATGTGAAAGACTTGAAACATATTTCTGTGATTCCATGTCTGAGCTTTTTGTTTCTATTTCCCTTTGTAAGACGAATCAGTCAGAAACTGTTCGTGACTATTGGCAGCAATAAATAATGATGTGTACTCCTGTGTATTTTAGTCTATTGTTAGGAACCTAGATGACTTCACATTGTAAGGGGATGATAAGCTTTTCTCATCAAAGGATAATTTGCATTGTAGTACCATCCACTGGCTAAGTCACTAATAAGTATATCATATTGTTATCCTTCCTCATCTTTGTTAGCTCGATATTCAGTGAAAGTAAGGAAGAACCTGGAATAGTTGTTTAGTTTTGGAATGCAATAAAACTACTTTCTTAATACTCATTGGACTGTAAATGCAACAGAAATAATCTTTCCTAACACACagcaaaaaaactaaacaaacaaacttggAAATACCATGCAAGGGATttcctttctgtcttttcttttacccattttttctgtttgagcAGTTTACTGATGTTCCCTTAATATAGCATATGCATAATATATAGTGTATTTTATTCACACCAGTTTAAGATTTGAGTAAAAAATGTTGTAAGACTTAGAGCTCTAATTTTACTCATGGTCTAGGGCTAAGGTTTTACGGTTCACGTTGGAATTAGGGGGGGTAAGAAGAGAAAAATAGAAACACAGTAATCAACCtgacaaacagagaagaaacacaagggtaaaaaaaaaaaaaagatttatgaaGCGGGGCAAATTCTTGCAACACCACAGTCGCTGGATGATCTGCTAAGAATATGCTTTAATGCAGGAACAAATAACAAGCTTATGTTTCAACTCATTCAGCACCCTTTTCACATTACTTTTCACTTTACACATACGAATGGCCACTGTGGAAACATAGTTTAGcaatgtatttttatgtatttgcaGATTAATAGAAGAAGTCAAGTCAACCCAGATTGCATTGAATGCTCCCCAATCAAAGCATTAGATCAACCCTTAGAAAGAAGATGAGTTTGAATTTGCTCATTTTgcagttcagcaatactgatctttttatttaaacttttagcaGAACTTTAAATCTAAGTATTTAAAGTAATAttcaaaaagtaatttaaaatgcaattttatgAAGATTTCAAAAACTCTATGGCTctgaaaaaaagtgcaatatcagcacaaaataatgtttatagtcaacaactaaaaaaaccaaaacaaaacagtttgcAGAATGGACCCTTTCATACTTAAAGCTTAACATAAATAGACATCCAGAGTGGAAAGCAGtgcaaataaatgcaaacacgGCTTCATGACACTCATCTTTTATCAAGATGGATgtcagtgtaagctgtttctatcacattttttaatcaattcGGTGTAATTTCTATACGAAACTTAACACAACGTTTCCCATAAAGTGTTAAAAAGTgttcttcatattttttttcaaaccaCGGAATTGTTTAGCCTGCAACACagttttttcaaagtaaaacgtGAGTC is drawn from Pelmatolapia mariae isolate MD_Pm_ZW linkage group LG7, Pm_UMD_F_2, whole genome shotgun sequence and contains these coding sequences:
- the LOC134630501 gene encoding carbohydrate sulfotransferase 6-like — translated: MLRYRVNRNTMKFLVILYGAALLLVSGWYMQLSLYDPPPSNDKVHVLLLSSWRSGSSFIGQVFSQHPSVFYLMEPGWHVWTQLRQNGARALRMALRDLLRSLFQCDFSVMESYLPENQKELFMWSQSRALCSPPACPLMPRNQLSNNTHCLQNCKPRDLKIVEQVCGFYSHVVYKEVRIFELESLYPLLQDPNLNLRIIHLVRDPRGVMRSKEEVAGYFVSDNAIVLEQKPINETKVQYQVMQEICRSHLRINKRAILKPPPFLKGRYKLVRYEDVTRNPLKEISAMYQFVGLEMTTQLATWIYKVTHGKGKGSIEEAFDITSRSATDISQAWRTMLPHNSVKRVQEVCEEAMSYLGYRMVNSEIEQKSLYVDLLVPQEQLSWSPGKTQHLDNSYNKNDKDLITDGLHKKLH